One genomic window of Candidatus Pseudobacter hemicellulosilyticus includes the following:
- a CDS encoding sterol desaturase family protein, with amino-acid sequence MKLNLLALAVPLFVTLMVLEFLIARKKKLPYFNLHHSVSNISIGIAERLLDVWVIGIFYFFYDYLQTHFGLFEIKPGILLWFFLLLCTDFCWYWYHRLAHEVNIFWAAHVVHHQSEDYNYTVSARITVFQAFLRTGFWAVLPLIGFPASMITSILLVHGLYPFFVHTRLIGKMGILEYFLVTPSHHRVHHASNEAYLDKNYGDVFIIWDKLFGTFQKEEKDITIKYGLTHPLNSYSFLWQHFHYFTELLVAIKRQKGFRQKLGMLFGRPELLDPGIRVEVEKRFLVRNTLTSVNQPLNRYVVWQIGLTVVLLFVFILLEYQLPVAQQLLISVAILLTLINCGAIMEQKRWIFYLEFLRLVTVAIGLVLAWPAIWLSSLLLLTALALASYSGPIRAFYLRAVYSRNQDVHFNT; translated from the coding sequence ATGAAACTCAACCTGCTGGCGCTGGCTGTGCCGCTCTTTGTCACCTTAATGGTGCTGGAATTTTTGATAGCCAGGAAAAAGAAATTACCCTATTTCAACCTGCACCACTCCGTATCCAATATCAGTATCGGCATTGCAGAACGATTACTGGATGTATGGGTGATAGGTATCTTTTATTTTTTTTACGACTACCTGCAAACGCATTTTGGTCTCTTTGAGATCAAACCAGGCATACTCTTATGGTTCTTTCTCTTATTGTGTACTGATTTCTGCTGGTACTGGTACCACCGGCTGGCGCATGAAGTGAATATCTTCTGGGCCGCCCATGTGGTGCATCACCAGAGTGAGGATTATAATTATACCGTCTCAGCACGTATTACCGTTTTCCAGGCATTTCTGCGTACAGGCTTCTGGGCCGTACTGCCGCTGATCGGGTTTCCGGCCTCCATGATCACCAGTATCCTGCTGGTACATGGCCTCTACCCTTTCTTCGTGCATACCAGGCTGATAGGTAAAATGGGTATCCTGGAATATTTCCTGGTCACCCCCTCCCATCACCGCGTTCACCATGCCAGTAACGAAGCCTACCTGGACAAGAACTATGGCGATGTGTTCATTATCTGGGACAAGCTCTTTGGCACTTTCCAGAAAGAGGAAAAGGATATCACCATAAAGTATGGCCTCACCCACCCGCTGAACAGTTACAGTTTTCTCTGGCAGCATTTCCACTATTTCACGGAACTGCTGGTAGCCATAAAACGACAGAAAGGATTCCGGCAAAAACTGGGCATGCTCTTCGGCCGGCCCGAACTGCTGGATCCAGGCATCCGGGTGGAAGTGGAAAAAAGATTCCTGGTGCGCAATACGTTGACATCTGTCAACCAGCCGCTGAACCGCTATGTGGTCTGGCAGATAGGGCTCACCGTGGTACTGCTCTTTGTATTTATCCTGCTGGAATACCAGCTGCCCGTAGCTCAGCAGCTACTGATCTCGGTAGCCATCCTGCTCACCCTGATCAATTGCGGAGCTATCATGGAACAGAAACGATGGATCTTTTACCTGGAATTCCTGCGCCTGGTCACCGTGGCCATTGGCCTGGTGCTGGCCTGGCCCGCCATCTGGCTCAGCAGCCTGCTGCTGCTCACAGCCCTGGCTTTGGCTTCTTATTCTGGACCGATCCGGGCATTTTACCTGCGGGCCGTGTATTCCCGCAACCAGGATGTTCATTTTAATACTTAA
- a CDS encoding nucleotidyltransferase domain-containing protein translates to MSIGRTHNINFLENSTQILYSIKSRVHEVAPDAKVLLFGSRAYGQPTSESDWDILILTHQPVNNILKDNIHYQLFPISVRIGAFINALTVQEEDWVSNPAYYSIRQSIKSGLKQHG, encoded by the coding sequence ATGAGTATTGGCAGGACGCACAACATAAATTTTCTGGAGAACTCAACACAGATATTATATTCAATTAAGTCGCGGGTCCACGAAGTGGCGCCCGATGCAAAAGTGTTGTTGTTTGGCAGCCGTGCCTATGGACAGCCCACTTCGGAAAGCGATTGGGATATCCTGATCCTGACGCATCAACCTGTTAACAACATTCTTAAGGATAATATTCACTACCAGTTATTCCCTATCAGCGTCCGGATCGGTGCATTCATCAATGCCTTGACCGTACAGGAAGAGGATTGGGTAAGCAATCCTGCCTATTATTCCATCCGTCAATCTATCAAATCCGGCCTGAAGCAGCATGGATAA
- the queD gene encoding 6-carboxytetrahydropterin synthase QueD encodes MLIFKEFTFDSAHYLPNVPEGHKCREMHGHTYRLRVWISGKPDPTLGWVMDFAVLKNIVKPVVAQLDHKVMNNVSGLQNPTCELIAVWIWDQLKPSIPAMTRIELHETPTSGVIYEGE; translated from the coding sequence ATGCTGATCTTCAAGGAGTTCACCTTCGATTCTGCTCATTACCTGCCCAATGTCCCGGAAGGGCACAAATGCCGTGAAATGCACGGCCATACGTATCGCCTGCGCGTCTGGATCTCCGGAAAGCCGGATCCTACCCTCGGCTGGGTGATGGATTTTGCCGTACTCAAGAATATTGTTAAACCCGTAGTGGCCCAGCTGGACCATAAGGTGATGAACAATGTTTCCGGCCTGCAAAACCCCACCTGCGAGCTGATTGCCGTCTGGATCTGGGACCAGCTGAAACCGTCTATCCCCGCCATGACCCGCATTGAGCTGCATGAAACCCCCACATCCGGGGTGATCTATGAGGGCGAATAA
- a CDS encoding efflux RND transporter periplasmic adaptor subunit: protein MNRVVFYLTGYASLLSLLLLSCSPAAGGKEEKKAVLVKVQQLAIDSSLYQQEYVGTVDADNAVDVSFLVGGAIEQLFVSEGQRVSKGQLLGRLNTTSLKHAHELAVAALNQAEDAYKRLSAMYENNSLPEIQYMDIRSKLAQARASEAIARKSLQDCAIYAPQSGVTGKRYLEPGATVMPGTPVYSIMNISHVKVKVAIPEGEISSIRTGDPSVVRISALADRSYDGRVLEKGVSANPVSHTYDIKIRVANPGWGIMPGMVCRIYLGNTHEPAGNRIIVPVKAVQVDHSGKRFVWVRDQQGKAAYKEVTLGRLSGNGVQVTAGLAEGEELIIEGYQHISAGLPVLVQN, encoded by the coding sequence ATGAACAGAGTTGTTTTTTATTTGACAGGATATGCCAGTCTCTTGAGTTTATTGCTGCTTTCCTGTTCTCCTGCGGCGGGGGGCAAAGAGGAAAAAAAAGCTGTTCTGGTGAAGGTTCAGCAGCTGGCCATTGACAGCAGTTTGTATCAGCAGGAATATGTTGGTACGGTAGATGCTGATAATGCTGTTGATGTCAGCTTCCTGGTAGGCGGTGCTATTGAGCAGCTATTTGTCAGTGAAGGGCAGCGGGTCTCCAAAGGACAGCTGCTTGGCAGATTGAACACTACTTCATTAAAGCATGCCCATGAATTGGCTGTAGCTGCTTTGAACCAGGCGGAAGATGCTTATAAGCGGTTAAGCGCCATGTATGAAAATAACAGTCTTCCGGAGATCCAGTATATGGATATAAGATCAAAGCTGGCGCAGGCCAGGGCCAGTGAAGCTATTGCCAGGAAGAGCCTTCAGGATTGTGCTATTTATGCTCCCCAGAGCGGAGTGACCGGAAAGCGTTACCTGGAGCCGGGCGCTACCGTAATGCCCGGTACCCCGGTATACAGCATCATGAATATCAGCCATGTTAAGGTGAAGGTGGCCATCCCTGAGGGGGAGATATCATCTATCCGGACAGGTGATCCTTCTGTGGTAAGGATCTCAGCTTTAGCGGATAGATCCTATGATGGCAGGGTGCTGGAAAAAGGCGTCTCCGCCAATCCTGTTTCCCATACGTATGATATTAAGATCCGCGTCGCCAATCCCGGTTGGGGGATCATGCCTGGCATGGTATGCCGCATATACCTCGGAAATACGCATGAGCCAGCTGGCAACAGGATCATTGTTCCCGTTAAGGCGGTCCAGGTGGATCATTCCGGGAAAAGATTTGTCTGGGTCAGGGATCAGCAGGGAAAAGCTGCTTATAAGGAAGTGACATTAGGCAGACTCTCCGGAAATGGTGTCCAGGTGACAGCCGGTCTGGCGGAAGGCGAAGAATTGATCATAGAAGGTTATCAACATATTAGTGCTGGTCTTCCAGTTTTAGTTCAAAACTAA
- a CDS encoding carboxypeptidase-like regulatory domain-containing protein, translated as MKSSPAYNWLIAVPALIFSTSEIYPAKPATIHGNIVNHVTGKSIENAYIYIVSGEEESLSDKEGAFSISTWQELPVTLVIEHPQYKQKKISTKDSQKKQLIRLEPK; from the coding sequence ATGAAATCATCACCCGCCTACAACTGGCTTATTGCTGTGCCGGCGCTCATCTTCAGCACATCGGAGATCTACCCGGCAAAGCCCGCCACCATCCACGGCAACATTGTCAACCATGTTACCGGCAAAAGCATTGAAAATGCTTATATCTATATTGTTTCCGGTGAAGAGGAGTCGTTGTCCGACAAAGAAGGGGCCTTCAGCATCTCTACCTGGCAGGAACTGCCGGTAACCCTGGTGATAGAACATCCCCAGTACAAACAGAAAAAGATCAGCACCAAAGACTCGCAGAAAAAACAGTTGATCCGGCTGGAACCCAAATAA
- a CDS encoding helix-turn-helix domain-containing protein — translation MKKKDYRKISIEHFTRQVNVNVITETNDFIVSKSPTTLHEHSLNFEYPLIIEGIAFVFCVKGTASIRLNLTEHSIDQNSIVIVVPGNIIQVLKQSPDVRIEFLFFTPDFISNMRLTTQLGHIIKAVQGQACQKLNNEDFRELLTMHKLIIKQYQKTIVYREDVIRNLLYALIYQILQLYALYPGTQGGKAASRQQDIFIRFMGLLFEFYKNERSVQFYANKLFLTPKHFSKVIRAVNGKSVSEWIDEMVIMAAKALLKNTDITVAQIADELNFANPSFFSAYFKKRTGMTPVAYREN, via the coding sequence ATGAAAAAGAAGGACTACAGGAAAATATCCATTGAGCATTTCACCCGGCAGGTCAATGTGAATGTCATTACAGAAACAAACGACTTTATCGTTTCCAAAAGTCCTACTACCCTGCACGAGCATTCCCTGAATTTTGAATACCCCCTGATCATAGAAGGCATTGCATTTGTGTTCTGTGTCAAGGGAACAGCCAGTATCAGGTTAAATCTTACGGAGCACAGCATCGACCAGAACAGCATCGTGATCGTTGTTCCGGGGAATATCATCCAGGTTTTAAAGCAGAGTCCGGATGTAAGGATTGAGTTTTTGTTCTTCACCCCTGATTTCATCTCCAATATGCGTTTAACAACGCAGTTGGGGCATATTATAAAGGCTGTGCAGGGGCAGGCCTGTCAGAAGCTGAACAATGAAGATTTCAGGGAATTATTGACCATGCATAAGCTGATCATAAAACAGTATCAGAAGACCATCGTCTACCGGGAAGATGTGATCAGGAATTTATTATATGCCCTTATTTACCAGATACTCCAGTTATATGCATTATATCCCGGGACGCAGGGCGGAAAAGCAGCCAGCAGGCAGCAGGATATCTTTATCAGGTTCATGGGCCTCCTGTTCGAATTCTACAAGAATGAAAGAAGCGTACAGTTTTACGCCAATAAGCTGTTCTTAACACCCAAACATTTCTCCAAAGTGATCAGGGCCGTCAACGGCAAATCTGTTTCAGAATGGATAGATGAAATGGTGATCATGGCGGCCAAGGCCCTATTAAAGAACACGGATATTACGGTGGCGCAGATTGCAGACGAATTGAATTTTGCCAACCCTTCATTTTTTAGCGCCTACTTCAAAAAGCGGACAGGCATGACCCCGGTAGCCTACCGGGAAAACTAA
- a CDS encoding DUF72 domain-containing protein produces the protein MATSTLWRIGCSGFHFREWKELFYPPDTPQRKWFEYYCKRFNSLEVNFTFYRFPQLAFLENWYAQSPADFKFAVKAPRLITHYRQFTDVRPLLEDFYGVLQEGLKEKLGPVLFQFPPKLAYSDSKLDEVCQQLDPAFLNVVEFRDETWWRAEVYDKLALHNIMFCGMSHPKLPDEAIVNLPAAYYRFHGTPILYKSEYTEAFIDQVVHSIRDTGTVQEGWLLFNNTARGAAIRNALYAQQQLIGQTD, from the coding sequence ATGGCCACATCAACATTATGGCGGATCGGTTGTTCGGGCTTCCACTTCAGAGAATGGAAAGAGTTATTCTATCCACCTGATACTCCGCAACGTAAATGGTTTGAATATTACTGCAAACGCTTCAATTCCCTCGAGGTCAATTTCACTTTTTATCGCTTTCCACAACTGGCGTTCCTGGAAAACTGGTACGCGCAAAGCCCCGCCGATTTCAAATTTGCGGTGAAAGCGCCCCGCCTGATTACCCACTACCGCCAGTTCACGGATGTACGACCGCTGCTGGAAGATTTTTATGGCGTACTGCAGGAAGGACTCAAAGAAAAATTAGGTCCTGTATTGTTCCAGTTCCCGCCCAAACTCGCCTACTCCGATTCCAAACTGGACGAAGTTTGTCAGCAGCTGGACCCCGCTTTCCTGAATGTAGTGGAATTCCGTGATGAGACCTGGTGGCGCGCCGAAGTATACGATAAGCTGGCCCTGCACAACATCATGTTTTGCGGCATGAGCCATCCCAAACTGCCGGACGAAGCCATCGTGAACCTGCCGGCAGCCTACTACCGTTTTCATGGCACGCCTATCCTCTATAAATCCGAGTACACAGAAGCTTTCATTGACCAGGTGGTGCACAGCATCAGAGACACCGGCACTGTTCAGGAAGGCTGGCTACTCTTCAACAATACCGCACGTGGCGCCGCTATCCGTAACGCCCTCTATGCGCAGCAGCAACTGATCGGGCAAACTGACTAA
- a CDS encoding TolC family protein has translation MKRISCMAVTLCTFLAGNAQDRLSLEQSKLLALQNNPKVKNSELELAAAREIKKDAYASYFPKIGASAVGMQAVDPLLQMNMKGGNLPVYDGNPANLPGATQFAYMPDISIGLFDQVALGYLNVLQPVYAGGKIRTGNQLAELNIAVRERQRKLSENEVLLKTEQEYWQVIAVQEKQQTLNTYIRFLDTLYAQVNNAFKNGLIIKNDLLKVRIKQQELQVNRIKLENARKLVTMQLCETIGLPYQPAIVLDERLDNFSSPAVHFMSSQAALPDRMEYKLLEKAVAASQLETKMKKGDYLPSLGVGVTGYYLNQFNTGQKGIFNGMVYASLSIPVSDWWTGKHKINELQYREKIALNTFEGTKGLLNLQMEKAWTDLSEADDKIHLIRETLVQAAENLKVNQDSYNNGLIQLADLLEARALKAGIEDQLIEAKAQYKIAVTNYLQVTGR, from the coding sequence ATGAAGAGAATAAGTTGTATGGCTGTGACCCTGTGTACGTTTTTGGCGGGTAATGCACAGGACCGGCTCAGCCTGGAACAGAGTAAGCTGCTGGCTTTACAAAATAACCCTAAAGTGAAGAACAGCGAACTGGAACTGGCTGCTGCCCGGGAGATCAAAAAAGATGCTTACGCCAGTTACTTTCCTAAAATAGGCGCTTCTGCTGTTGGCATGCAGGCGGTTGATCCACTCCTGCAAATGAATATGAAGGGAGGAAACCTGCCTGTATATGATGGCAACCCTGCTAATCTGCCGGGCGCCACCCAGTTTGCTTATATGCCTGATATTAGCATAGGACTGTTTGACCAGGTGGCTTTAGGGTACCTGAATGTGCTGCAGCCGGTGTATGCCGGCGGAAAAATAAGAACAGGCAATCAGCTGGCCGAATTGAATATAGCTGTCAGGGAACGGCAGCGGAAGCTGTCTGAGAACGAGGTCCTGCTTAAAACGGAACAGGAGTACTGGCAGGTGATTGCTGTCCAGGAGAAACAGCAAACGCTCAATACCTATATCAGGTTCCTGGATACGCTGTATGCCCAGGTGAACAATGCCTTCAAAAATGGCCTGATCATTAAAAATGACCTGCTGAAAGTGCGCATCAAGCAGCAGGAATTGCAGGTCAACAGGATAAAACTGGAAAATGCCAGAAAGCTTGTAACCATGCAGCTTTGTGAAACTATTGGGTTACCCTATCAACCGGCTATTGTGCTGGACGAAAGGCTCGATAATTTCTCCTCACCGGCTGTTCATTTCATGTCCAGTCAGGCTGCATTGCCGGATCGTATGGAGTATAAGCTGCTGGAAAAGGCCGTGGCTGCTTCTCAGCTGGAAACCAAAATGAAAAAGGGTGATTATTTACCATCCCTGGGAGTAGGTGTTACAGGTTACTATCTGAACCAGTTCAATACTGGTCAGAAAGGAATATTTAATGGCATGGTATACGCTTCCTTATCCATTCCTGTTTCAGATTGGTGGACTGGTAAGCATAAGATAAATGAGCTGCAGTACAGGGAGAAGATAGCCCTCAATACATTTGAAGGGACCAAAGGGCTGCTGAACCTGCAAATGGAAAAAGCCTGGACGGATCTCAGCGAGGCTGATGATAAGATCCATTTGATCCGGGAGACCCTGGTCCAGGCTGCGGAAAACCTGAAAGTGAACCAGGATAGTTACAACAATGGGCTCATTCAGTTGGCTGATCTGCTGGAGGCCAGGGCCCTGAAAGCTGGTATAGAAGATCAGTTGATTGAGGCGAAGGCGCAGTATAAAATTGCTGTCACAAATTATTTACAGGTAACAGGAAGATAG
- a CDS encoding efflux RND transporter permease subunit yields the protein MKEQKGLIAQAMKHNKIVLLVISTLVLCGAFALYKMPKQEFPIFTIRQGVVVGMYPGATSAEVEEQLTRPLEHYLFTFKEVKKSKTYSQSRDGIVYVFVELNDDVNNKDEVWSKIKHGLAIFKMQLPSGVLALIANDDFGDTSALLIALESDTKTYRQLKDYLEILEDKIRGVASVSNLRRYGVQNEQLSIYIDKEKVASYGINVYSLYKVLLTKGMVGPSGVIDNDEVVLPIHIERPFSSERDLEEEIVYSDPSGNHIRLKDIAQVIREYPKAANYTISNNKRCLVLSTEMREGYNIVQYGKEVDKVLKAFEKGLPEDVKVFRIADQPQVVDASINTFLEELLIAIIAVVVVTIIFLPIRVAGVAASSIPVSIFISLAVMFAFGIELNTVTLAALVVVLGMIVDNSIVIVDSYLEKLDEGVPRWNAAIESAREYFKAILSATLAIGITFFPFLFTLTGQLYDFVQAFPWTILITLTISLAVAILFIPWLQYVLVKKGLHSRAAHGVKKRKPVLDHIQSFYGSVLETVFRYPRFSLLVGVLSVAGGIVLFVNQPLKLMPVAERNQFAVEIFLPQASSLHQTEVVARDMSAILGGDRRVKSLTTFMGTGSPRFHTTYAPKIGGTNFAQFIVNTESNKATEAMLDEYAAKYAHHYPNAFVKFKQLDYQIGVDADVEVRFSGNDIGALKQAAGKLQDQLGKLEEPLRIYTNYEEILPDIRVALDRVESNRIGMGEGMLGVGLASRFGGLPITTIWENDYRIPVVLKSKWQHGDPVAADVENEYISGLFSPAVPLRQIAKVSTGWNEGQIVRRNGVRTLSLYIDLKRGEKVGLMQNRVEDLVQEMATALEDGQITVSYGGVKEMNDETIPKILNALIASIAIIFFILVFHFRNVGLAALVFSSTAFSIFGAAFGVWVMGLDFSITGVLGLVSLIGIIVRNGIIMYDYIEALRSTSAAPLRDICLEAGKRRMRPILLTCLAASMGVIPMILSKSPLWCPMGAVICFGTLISMVFILTMLPLIYWMAYKGKS from the coding sequence ATGAAAGAACAGAAAGGGCTTATAGCGCAGGCTATGAAGCATAACAAGATCGTGTTGCTGGTAATCAGTACCCTGGTGCTCTGTGGAGCGTTTGCACTGTATAAGATGCCCAAGCAGGAGTTTCCCATTTTCACCATACGGCAGGGCGTTGTAGTAGGTATGTATCCCGGCGCTACTTCTGCTGAAGTGGAGGAACAGCTCACCAGGCCATTGGAGCATTACTTATTTACTTTCAAAGAGGTGAAAAAGTCAAAGACCTATTCTCAATCCAGGGATGGAATAGTATATGTTTTTGTTGAGCTGAATGATGATGTCAATAATAAAGATGAGGTCTGGTCCAAAATAAAGCACGGCCTGGCCATATTTAAGATGCAGCTTCCTTCCGGCGTGCTGGCCTTGATTGCCAATGATGATTTTGGCGACACTTCCGCCCTGCTGATTGCGTTGGAGTCCGATACAAAAACCTATCGCCAGCTGAAGGACTACCTGGAAATCCTGGAAGATAAGATCAGGGGTGTAGCGTCTGTATCTAATTTGCGGAGATATGGGGTTCAGAATGAACAGCTCAGTATTTATATCGACAAGGAGAAAGTGGCCAGTTACGGGATTAATGTGTACAGCCTGTATAAGGTGCTGCTTACAAAAGGCATGGTTGGTCCATCCGGGGTGATCGATAATGATGAGGTTGTGCTCCCTATTCATATTGAACGGCCCTTTTCCTCTGAAAGAGACCTGGAGGAAGAGATCGTTTATTCTGATCCTTCCGGCAATCATATACGTCTGAAGGATATTGCACAGGTTATCCGGGAATATCCAAAAGCAGCCAATTATACCATCAGCAATAACAAGCGATGCCTGGTCCTTTCCACCGAAATGCGGGAGGGATATAATATTGTACAGTATGGAAAGGAGGTGGATAAGGTGCTTAAAGCATTTGAAAAAGGGCTGCCTGAAGATGTGAAGGTCTTCAGGATCGCAGATCAGCCGCAGGTGGTAGATGCCTCCATCAATACATTTTTGGAAGAACTGCTGATAGCTATCATTGCGGTGGTGGTGGTTACCATTATATTTCTCCCGATTCGAGTTGCAGGCGTTGCAGCTTCAAGCATCCCGGTATCCATCTTTATATCGCTTGCAGTAATGTTTGCTTTTGGTATAGAGCTGAATACGGTGACACTGGCGGCGTTGGTGGTGGTGCTGGGAATGATAGTGGACAATTCCATTGTGATCGTAGATAGTTACCTGGAAAAGCTGGATGAAGGTGTGCCCAGGTGGAATGCAGCCATTGAAAGCGCCCGGGAATATTTTAAAGCCATTTTATCTGCAACGCTGGCAATCGGGATCACCTTTTTCCCATTCCTGTTCACTCTTACCGGACAGCTGTATGATTTTGTGCAGGCTTTTCCCTGGACAATATTGATAACCCTGACTATCTCCCTTGCCGTAGCCATTCTTTTTATACCCTGGCTGCAATATGTACTGGTCAAAAAAGGGCTGCATTCACGGGCTGCTCACGGTGTAAAGAAGCGAAAGCCGGTACTGGATCATATTCAGTCATTTTATGGATCGGTCCTGGAAACCGTTTTCCGGTACCCTCGTTTTTCTCTGCTCGTTGGTGTGCTGTCTGTGGCAGGGGGTATTGTTCTGTTCGTCAACCAGCCATTAAAGCTGATGCCGGTGGCGGAGCGGAACCAGTTTGCCGTTGAAATATTCCTGCCCCAGGCCAGTTCCCTGCATCAAACCGAGGTGGTAGCCAGGGACATGAGCGCTATTCTGGGGGGCGACAGGCGCGTTAAGTCACTCACCACTTTTATGGGCACTGGTTCTCCCAGGTTCCATACTACTTATGCGCCTAAGATCGGAGGGACCAACTTCGCCCAGTTTATAGTGAATACGGAATCTAATAAGGCTACTGAAGCCATGCTTGATGAATATGCTGCAAAATATGCGCACCATTATCCAAACGCTTTTGTAAAGTTCAAACAGCTGGATTACCAGATCGGGGTGGATGCTGATGTGGAGGTCAGGTTCAGTGGTAATGATATAGGAGCGTTGAAACAGGCGGCAGGCAAACTGCAGGACCAGCTGGGCAAGCTGGAGGAACCCCTGAGAATATATACCAACTACGAAGAGATCCTGCCGGATATCCGGGTGGCGCTGGACCGGGTGGAATCCAACAGGATAGGCATGGGAGAGGGGATGCTGGGCGTTGGGCTTGCTTCCCGTTTTGGGGGATTGCCTATTACTACTATCTGGGAAAATGATTACAGGATCCCGGTGGTGCTGAAATCCAAATGGCAGCATGGAGATCCGGTGGCAGCAGATGTGGAGAATGAGTACATATCCGGTCTTTTTTCTCCTGCAGTCCCTTTGCGGCAGATAGCCAAAGTTTCTACAGGGTGGAACGAGGGGCAGATTGTACGGCGTAATGGGGTCAGGACCCTGTCCTTATATATTGATTTGAAACGAGGGGAAAAAGTGGGGCTGATGCAAAACAGGGTTGAAGACCTGGTGCAGGAAATGGCGACAGCATTGGAAGACGGGCAGATTACGGTATCCTATGGTGGGGTCAAAGAAATGAATGATGAAACTATTCCGAAAATATTGAATGCCCTGATCGCTTCGATAGCTATCATCTTTTTTATCCTGGTATTCCATTTCAGGAATGTGGGACTGGCGGCCCTGGTCTTCAGCTCAACAGCGTTCAGCATTTTCGGCGCAGCGTTTGGTGTATGGGTGATGGGATTGGACTTTAGTATAACAGGTGTATTGGGACTGGTCAGTCTCATTGGCATCATAGTGCGTAATGGTATCATCATGTATGATTACATTGAAGCGCTGCGTTCAACATCCGCTGCTCCCCTTCGTGACATTTGCCTGGAAGCCGGCAAACGCCGGATGCGTCCCATTCTGCTGACCTGTCTGGCAGCTTCCATGGGCGTTATTCCCATGATCCTCAGTAAGAGCCCGCTCTGGTGTCCGATGGGAGCAGTGATCTGCTTTGGGACTTTAATTTCCATGGTTTTTATTCTGACTATGCTGCCACTTATTTATTGGATGGCTTATAAAGGTAAATCGTAG
- a CDS encoding HEPN domain-containing protein: protein MDKEASIILKLKKAHALLKEVQVLLDHAFYTTAINRLYYSCFHVTKALLLTRDLIPKTHSGVVSALHKSFVQDGYFAFEQASFFSRLMQERIDDDYSDHLIIEGERYSLLWSQPKPMLLT from the coding sequence ATGGATAAGGAGGCTTCTATCATATTAAAGCTGAAAAAGGCACATGCTTTGCTAAAGGAAGTACAGGTCCTGCTGGACCACGCCTTCTATACCACCGCTATCAACAGGCTTTACTACAGTTGCTTTCATGTAACAAAAGCGCTGTTGCTGACCCGGGATCTGATCCCTAAAACCCATAGTGGCGTTGTTTCAGCCTTGCATAAATCTTTTGTGCAGGACGGTTACTTTGCCTTTGAACAGGCTTCTTTCTTCAGCAGACTGATGCAGGAAAGGATTGATGACGACTACAGTGACCATTTGATTATAGAAGGGGAGAGGTACTCTCTTTTGTGGAGCCAGCCAAAGCCTATGTTGCTTACGTAA
- a CDS encoding nucleoside deaminase produces MERVQHFIQAAVELAREGMKAGKGGPFGCVIVKGDVIVGQGCNCVTSTNDPTAHAEVVAIRDACQRLKTFQLTDCEIYTSCEPCPMCLGAIYWARPAKVYFAATRHDAADAGFDDSFIYEELDASQSERRIPMLPAANDAALQLFEEWKQWSGKKRY; encoded by the coding sequence ATGGAACGGGTGCAACATTTTATACAGGCCGCGGTTGAGTTGGCCAGGGAAGGCATGAAAGCCGGGAAGGGCGGGCCTTTTGGTTGCGTGATCGTGAAAGGTGACGTAATTGTGGGACAGGGCTGTAACTGCGTTACTTCTACCAATGATCCTACCGCCCATGCAGAAGTGGTGGCTATCCGGGACGCCTGCCAGCGCCTGAAGACCTTCCAGCTGACCGATTGCGAGATCTATACATCCTGTGAGCCCTGCCCCATGTGCCTGGGCGCTATTTACTGGGCACGTCCGGCCAAAGTTTACTTTGCCGCCACCCGCCATGATGCGGCTGATGCCGGTTTCGACGATTCCTTCATTTATGAGGAACTGGACGCCTCCCAGTCGGAACGGCGCATTCCTATGCTGCCCGCCGCTAATGACGCAGCGCTTCAGCTGTTTGAAGAATGGAAACAGTGGTCCGGTAAAAAAAGGTACTGA